The stretch of DNA CCTCAGAAAAGCAATGACTGCACTGCAGTATTCAAGCTGTCCAATGTCGGGATGCTGCCGTGGGTGGAGTGCAGGATGGAGCATTTTGGGATGTCGAAGAGTGTCAATGGACTGGGCCTACTCAGTGGGCGTAAGTAGAATTGGTTCTAATGTGTAAttcaaaagaaaagaacataTTTGAGGAGATTTTACATGCATTTACAAAATTACAAATAATCAGACAATTACATACAAATTTACACATTACTAGCTTATTGAAAGGACTTAATAGTCATCATTGTGATCTAGATGTTGGTTTGCTTAAAGATAATAAATGACAATGAGCCTCACTGGATGTCAGCAAACAACTATTTGCTATGAAAAGGTACAGTGGAGTAATGCAGAGAGGAGAATTAAGCCACACTacctctgtctgtttttcttctgtgcTTTGTTTGGTAGTCGTTTCCAAGATGTCGACCGCGTCACAGACTATTTCAAATTACAGCTAAACAGTAAACGAAAATATATTTCAGTGCAGTTCAAGACAATGCAGTAACAGAAACTGTATCAATTTTTGATTTGCACTGCCAAGTTTGACAATTTGATCTGAGCTTTGCGAGTTTTTCCCAACTTTATTGAGTAAACAACACTTTTTTGGTCTGAGATGTTTTAGTACAATATCTAGTGGTTGAATGTCATGCATTGCAAATTTAATTAACTTGGAAGCTCCCTAACAACCACTTAGTCACCATTACTCTGCTACATACCCAGAAAATAGTTTTTGCTGACATCCAGTGGGGCTCAATGTCATCTATACTGCATCTTTAAGGTGTTACTAGGTAGTTGCTAGGGTGCTCTGTGATCTTTTTTTAGATTCTTTTTAGATGGTTGTTAAGGCACGTGGGATGGTTGCTATGGGGATTCAGCATGGGGGCCAGGGTGTACCTTAATTCTGACAGTTTACTGGATTTACACTTCAGTCTGAGGAGAGCTGTGACTATCTCAGTGGTTTATGTGTGAGATTAACTAACACCTAGCTAACACCAGTCACAGCTATTTTCTGGTTGTTTTCACAGCGGTTACATTCAACAGCACAAACTACCTtaccctgcagctcagcctcaaacctctgaatctgaaacacctGCGTGCTGTTCAAACACAGCAACAGCTTCGTGCTGCTTTAGttggttcagtttaaaaaagGCTTAAAGAGAAAtcctctttatttccatctgtaaaataaatcaactgTGATCCTGATCCACTTCTAAGTCATTTGAAAGTATTTTGTTGATAAGTAAagacagttagtttagtttagttatttgaagaaacacaatgtgaaacagtattttatatgttcataAGTAATTAACTAGTTGAACTTGGATAGTCACATCTGCTTTCTatgtttcagagctgaaatatggacattagtctttttttaatagtttgtttcaaacatttattaactagttaaatgtttttcttgtgcTTTGTGGGTGTGTCCTTTTTGCTGTGTCATCACCGTTTAACCAGTAGCTAAATTACTAAAGCACATAAAGCACAAACCTCTTAATCTTGCTCTCAGAatgaaccagaatgatgcatttgacttaaaaatgtacaaaatttaCTTCCACGGAAACATGCCCCCAGACCCCCCTACAGGGTTGGACTGAGACCCTACCACCATAGTCTCTCAAAATTCTGTAGGAAACTCTGTGGATGGACAGCTGACGTAGCACAGCAATAACATTAACGTGTTCAGAAAAAAGTATCAGAGCTTCTGTCCGACTTAAAGTTTGACTGACATTTATTTCtctgcatacacacaaaaataaccatgacagatttgttttgatttttttctacttttgctCTTGAAAGTCCCACCAGATACACCTAAAAATATTGTCTGTGAAACGGCAAAGGAATCCAGCTTCATAAATTGCTCGTGGGAGAGAGGTCAGGAAACGTATGTCCATACTACCTACAACGTTTCACTTAACAGGTACTGTGTCACACTgggattatatatatattagttgGCCGATATTGGCGTATCACAACTATATTAGTATTGGTCTGATATGTGCtgctatttattttaattctttaCAGATAGACTATATAGGCAGATTTTTATGTATACTTGATACTTGATCTTAATTGAAGTTTAATACATACgtacatatgttttttgttctgattttttaattattcttgTTATTGGCCGATATATTGATATCGATATTgatatatcagaattttttttgtCACCACTATCGATAGCTATTGGTATCGTGCCAAAAATGTAGTATCGGCTGGGCCctaatgtatatatttgtatatgcgTTTGACAACAGCAAACCTAATTTTAATGCATGTCTTATTATCAGAGAAAATGGGACCCGTATATATTCATATCGGATCCAGGATGCTGAAGAAATCTCCATACCACGAGCAAAGTTAGCAGATAACACTAAATATCAGTTGATCATCACTGCTTATAACCACTTTGGAGCATCCCAGTCTGATCCATTTACTCTCTGCATAAAGGATATAGGTAAGCTCTCACCTCTGTAACtcttaaacacatatttttacaGATATGTAAACACACTTCCTATTCGATTTTCTTTTGAATTTCAGAACTGCTGTAATCAGAATTACTTGGTAGTCTCTTGAGGGATGAATCATCCTGTGAACTGTCTGTTTCTCCACCGTCACATTTTGACTATCTTGACATGGCTATCAGTACACTATTTCTCTGTTTGTGTATATCCCTTTGAAGAGAATCATTTCAGCCCTGCCTCAGACCACCTTTGTGACTTTTTTGTGAACTTCCTCAAGTTTTGATATCCGTCACAACAGCCCTAACTTTTTAAATCATCACAGATTGTTGAACGTTTTGAATTATTTGGCTGCGCTACAAAGTCACCATATGACACAGATAGTCAATttcacacatgtacagtattcttacactgtgtatatatttttttcttctgtagtTATACCAGAGACCCCTCATATTATGCAGATACAGTTTGAGAATAAGTCCATAGCAGCAATGTTGCAGTGGAAAACTGAATCCTCCCAGCGTCTCAAGACCTGCATCAGACACCGCAAAGATAAGGATTCCTGGGTAAAGTGATGTTATGATATGGTTTTTCAAATGCCATAGTCTCTACTAAGAAaccataaaatgacatcagtctTTATCAGGCAGTGTGCAGGTGATCTAATCTCTTGATGATTTGCAGGAAGTGAGCGAGGGAACAGAGCTCAGTGAGGGTTTGATAAAAGTGGATGGCCTGGAGCCTCTGACAGAATATGAGTTCCAGATGAAAACATGTAACTTAACATCAGGACTTACACAGACCAGCACACCCATGTCATCCTGCAGCAGTAAGTCGTTCTGCAGCAAATGGAGCCCATCTCAGAGGACAAGAAGCCCCGGAAGAGGCAAGCTCACAACCTTAACCACAAAATTCTTACTTCATATAACAAAAATGATCTACATGTGATAATTTGTGTGTTCACACAACTTgtggtaaaatgtattttcaggcCCATCTCAGCAACTAGATGTGTGGAGGATATTAGGCAATCAGGTGACAAATGCACAGATGGTGACTGTTCTGTGGAAGGTAATATCTATGCACTGGCTCTGGCTTTTATATTGCTATTACCGATTTTGTAACACAAAGATACAACAAATATCATCAAGATATATTGATGATAGAAGGAAACTCAGATTAATCACTTATTTAACATTCTCATTGGATGATGTAAAGAATGAACCTTTAGTGATGAATGGATTTCTTCACCCAGCCTCCACCTCCAGAGGATTACAGCGGCGAGTTGCAACAGTACAAGATCTTCCTGGATAACGATCCAAAACAGAAAGAGACCTGCCCTCCTGCTCTGAGCCGATGCTTAGTTCACGTGCCTCCAGAGGTTCAGGCAATACGTGTCAGTGTTGTCACCTTGTATGGGACTTCTCCACCAGCTGATGTGCCACTCAGACCCTCAGGTACACATATATTACACTTACTGTAGAAGAGAAATCCTAACTAAACAAAGTTAATCAGTAAAGTGAAATCCATTTTGGTGTCTCACTGTTTAGGTGTTTTTGGACTTGCTCTAAGAGAGCTGGCTCCTGCAGCTCATGGCAATGCTGTGCTCGTCTCCTGGTCATGGTCAAGGACTAAACAGTGGTTAACATCTGGAGGAGAGCTGTTGTACTATGTGATAGAATGGATGAGTGTTCCTCCGGCAGAGCTGCAGTGGCAAAAACTGGACAAAGATCAAAACAACACCTGTATCACAGGTACACACCGTTCAGGAAAATGTTTACACTAAAATGCACAAGATGAAATAAAGCAGCACTTGTTCTTGTATCAGAGGAGCCCCTAAAGTTGTTTCCATAACAACACTTATGAGTATAAAAGACACAAGAGCTTCAACTGAATTCCAGCAGTGGCCTCCTGTGGGCAGATGGTGTATAACACTAAATTGTGCTTTCATCCTTGAATGAATGATATCCTTAACACAAATGATTCCAAAATTTACAAGCAAAGATGAAGACTTGTGAAATATAATTGAGTTCATACTGAAAGTGTTTAGTTTTCCCGTATTTTTTCAGGTCTGACTGCAGGTGTGAGGTACAATATCTCTCTGTATGCTGTGACCACCAGAGGTGTTAGTGCCCCATCATCAGGCCTTGTCTACTCCAAAGAACAGAGTAAGATTCATAGATTTCATAGATTCAAAATCTGCAGAAAACAGATTAATCCAGGAATTATAAATGTATGTGATAAACTCTCTCACCACCTTCTCTTTATCTCCTTCATTGAATGTGTTGCAGAGCCAGTGTCTGGTCCCAGTATGTCAGTGCTGGTGCATAAAGCCAGTCGGATCCTGATCCAGTTTGATGAGCTGGCTGTAGAACAGCAAAGAGGCTTCATCACAAACTACACCATTTATCTCAAGACGCTAGCCACCAGCAACAAAGAACTCCGTGGTGAGCACCTGTACTGTGTCATTGTATGTAGGCATTTTCATATCTATAAAATTAAATATCTCTGCACCACAGAGTCTGCCATCCATGAGGTGGCAGCAAAATCTCAAAGacaattatataaatgtaattttataaaGTGAATTATCCTGCAGTTAGACCAAATCAATCTGCATACAACAGATTGAAGGGcataagtgaaaaaaatatgtattcttGTTATTTGGATCTAAAGACATTTCATTCATAGTCTTTGGAGCTTAAACTGCtcagtgaaaatgaatgtaCTGCATGTCAGGAGGAAACACAACTTTGCTGTGAGTCGTTTCCTGTTCTTGAACATCAAGAGGACTGCTTTGGGGCTCATTTAACCATATGTTTGCGTGTGTACTTTACCTTGGTCAGACTAAGGCTTCCTAGCACACCCGTGTATATGTTCATGTGTGGGAAATCATGCTGTATATGCGGCAGTATGCATATATTGTGTCTGAGCACACCTAACTGTTACATAGTGGAAAGTGTGCAACCAGCATTCCATTGATGTTCCCCTCCCACAAAGCTTCAGTGCATCAGCAGGGTTTTTCAGCTCTCACTTCCAGTAATGTGGTAAAAATCAAGGGTGATACTGCTGATGCTTGTTTTATTTAGTGTGATCAATAATTGGTTGTAATTTCCACACTACAGCCAAATACAACAGGCACAATAGTGATGATGTAAGGACACAGTCTGGCCATTGGAGTATTACAGATATCACAgtactgaaatgaaaaaagaaaatcattattATACATTAAAGTTTTGGAAagtaatacacatttttgtaatcTTAAGTGGCCCAACTTACATTTAAAACTGTTGTGATAAACCCATCTAATCTtgtttgaatatgtgtgtgacAAAGTTTCTGACATTGACTAACCTAGATGACATTTATGTTTCAAACACTGGTTGACATCATCATAGAGTTTTCTAGAACCAGCTTTAACCACCAACAGGAAGCCACGTggttacatacacacatgcaactGTAAGGCAGTTACCAGGCACAGTCATACACTATTTCAGTATTAACACTGTAAAGGCACCTGAGAACTTACCTTTACCTCTTTTTGATGTGACATGTATATGCACGCTGAACACTTTTAGTTTTACTTAGGTCATTCCATCTGAAGTTTTACTAAAAAATTACTTGATAAAGACATCTTATTCTTGTGCAACTTTTGTGGTTACTAAACAGTCCCAAAACATAATTCACTGTGGTGATAACAATTACAGCTGCACCACACTGATAAAATCATGAATGGCACAGATCTTCATTCTCTTGAGCTCTCTAGTAAATTCAAGCTCTAAAGAAAAAACTCTGGTGGAAAATTAGATGATACAACACAGAACTAAACAGTCTCCATATgtgacaaaacaatctcaccacAAGGTCCATTTAAACTCCAGCTAACTAATCATAACTCCAGTGTGCTCAGTCATCATGGAAATGCAGACTGTTATTTTTCTGAGCAGTTTAGAGAAAAAATTGACAGCTCATTCTGGACCCTGGAAATGATTGTTCACAAAACATACTATGCACAAGGTCCACTTAGAGATTGAGattattgtttgtgttgtttcgACAGTCAAGACTGATttataccattgaaattctgcaTTACCATCAGTGTAGCTGCTCAATTTCAGCAGTTATTCTTACCAATATTGCATATAAAGCTACTTTGATAAAGACAACCGTGATGGTCATCTGCTTCTTTCTCTGCAGTGACAGTGCCCGCCTCCGTCTCCAGAATGATATCGCTGGACTGTCCTGAGGGAATTCTGACTCTCCAGATGACTGCATCCACCTCAGCAGGAGAAGGACCACGGGGCAATTTGATCTCCTCTCAGCCTGCAAACCCTGCAGTCACCACTGACCACTGTCAGTCACCTGCTGCCATTTattaaaccttttttctttGACAGCATTTGTAATGTCCCTGTGTTTCATTCTGATGAAAGGAAACTTAAAGaggaaaaatttaaaaaataacatattcTAAAGTGAAAGCTATGCGACTTAATTGTCTCTCCCATTTTGTCTCCTCTAGATAGCACGGTTGTTGTGATTGTTTGCATCATTACCTTCTTCGCAGCGATCATAGCCAACCTGTTGTGCTGGAGCTGTGTGAGAAAAAGGTATTATTAAACAGTATTTGTGTTTAAGTATACTTGTTTCATCATAGCAGACTTAATCTAAGAGGTACTCTGACGATAACCATGATTTTCTTTATCTTCAGTCCCTCGtaactgtttttatgtgtgtattaggtTTTCTTTTACTAGTAAGTAGAGTGGATACCAGTGTTGCTCATTTCATGAAATGCTACACCACAACATCAGCAGATGAACACAAAACCACCTGATGAACCTGAATAGAAACCTAAATCCTGTAGCCAGAGCTGAATTAGGGTCAAAGCACACCAATGTGATTAGCGGTTTTGGCTGTGGAGATACAGgttttgtgtttcctgtgtatTTACATTGTCAATATTGTCATTGTTAGTAATACACAGATCAAATAGCTTTTACATGTCAGCGCCAGAATAAAGCAGAAATGTACTAAATGAATCTGTTAATACACTTTTATTATTGATACTGGAAAGAACTTTTGAAAGCTaattgtctttctgtctcagaATCAAACAGAGATGCATCTCTTGGGGACCTTCCTGGCTTGTTGAAAACTTGCCAAAGCTGGGACACAGTAATGCCATCAGACTGCTGGAGGTAATCAAAGCAAGATAATGAAGCTGGCTCTGTTGCCATTCAtgcttccctctttttttacaTGAACGACTGTTAACACAAGCTCCAAAAACAGCAGCTGTAACTCCATGAACACCAGTGATAAGAACAGAATCCATGCTATCAAAAAAGAAACCAGTTTATTTCTCTGCTCTTACTATTCTGAAATTttgaaaaatgctttaaaaaaattgcATCCAGTTACTATACATAGTTCTATATAGTTAGAGGACACATACTGCAGTCATACTGTAGTCATACTGGACTATAGTATGAAGTGAGGTGAGTTGTTACTCCCTGTTTTCGCTTCGACAGCATGTAGCTACTTTGTTTTGATGTCAACTACTTTGTGAGCTCTTGtcaatgaatattaaaaatctttttgttttggtctccagCAGGGCGGAAGTGAACGGTCATTCTCGTCCACCCAAAATGACCCTCCGCTGTCCCCCATCAGTCTGATCTCccaggaggacagggaggataTGTACCCCACCTTCCACGTCGAGGTTGAATTAGCAACCCAACAACGACCCTCGGTGGAGATGCCTTTACTGGACACAGGTTCTGGGACAATGCTTGCTGACAGCCATCTGGAACACGTCAGCTACAAACCCCAGATCATTACGTCTACTCCACTAGAAGAGGAAGTGCAGGAGgctgaagaggagcagagggacATGCCAGCATTTGGCGAGGAAGACAGCTGTCTAAGTGTATTTGAAGATTTGCTGTCCACTGTGGAGGTGGATTTTTCCGATTCACCTTTGGGGCTGACTCTCAGCTCTGTTAATTGTCTTTTGTGGCCTAAAACTCCCGAAACAACAAGTGTCCTGAATAAAGGAGTCTTACTTGGGAGGACTGGGAGTAATGCGGAAGAGGATTCCCGCTCTATGGATTCACAACAAGCTGAAATAATGACTCCTGACCAGGGGGGCACTGTGCCTCAATGTGCAGAGACATCACTTACCGGTGGTTACTTCCCTCAGGTGTCTTCTGTCAGCATCAATACAACCTGTCACACTCAGAGGTAGCAGTGACACAAACGGAAAACAATCTGCACTACTAGTTGACTTTTAAGAAAGCATTACTTCAACATCACTTCATCTTAAGTGGATGACCTCTTCGTGTGATCAGAGATCATCTTATTTCAGGGATCTGTAACTGCAATCAGCACTGTTAAAAAACAAGctattaaatgaatgaaataatgtATTGAGTTTGATTTAagtgtgtagaaactggttttGTCAGTGTTAATTAATGCTCTAATTATCAGGAATAATTGCcatgttgtgtgttttccatTAGTGTTTATTAATGCCAAGATGTTATCGTCTTATGTATCGTCCTGCAACAAAACTTCCTTTTTATTGAGCTGCAATGGAAAAACTTCTGGAAAAGAGCTGCGAATCCCAgctggaggtcctttgctgcatgtcacacccccctctcctAGCTAATTTCATACATCCAAGGATGCTTCTCCTTCAGTCATTGAACAATGACTGGAGCCTTTGGCCAGGAGGTCGTGTCATCAGATGGTTACCGACAATCATTGAGTGTTTCAACCCTTAACCATAACACTCTCCTGTTGGCGGGTCAGTAGCGGTGGCCAGCCACTACTCACTCCCACTTCCATATCCAACCTGAAGCTGTCTTTGCTGCCTCCCCCAGTTTTCGCACTGCCTTCTTACTTTCTCTTCCCGTCAGCCCCACAGCTGTCAAGAACTTCCATACTGACTGTGCAAGGAAGTCTCTGCATCCAACCTCGACCGGGTACAACCATGCCTGCCACCCTTTGTCCCTGCAGTCCTGCACCAGATCTTTGTAGCGCTCAGATTTCCTTTCAAATGCCTCCTCGCACCCCTCTTCCCATGGCACAGTGAGCTCCACCAGgatgttcttctttccttcaggAGAGAACAGTACTGCATCAGGTCTTAAGGTGGTGTGGACGACATCTGGGACAtctaaaacaatagtcagatGTCAAAATAAATGCTTACACAAGTTGCTCTTGCTgtaattcctcctgtttatactggccTTTATGATAcattcataatgcacttataatATGATGGGGAATAAAATCCACAGCTCTCCTGTAAACATGTATTTACAAGTTTATAATATAAGGTTTCAGCCTTTCAAACTAGCAAAGTATCTTTGAAAGTTACTCTCTTAGTGTCAAGTTCTCTCTTTTCGTCATGATCCTtcaactgcagctgaacaggaaaaaagTTTGTCgaaacacaaatatgttttttcactaaaaagactgtaattgCAGTATATATCCACTTTAATTGACAAactcatattatcttcagagaaacttttaaaaacacttttaccCCCAtaacttacattgtaagtgcatttggAGGAGACCTTCTAACtgtcagtatgaacagcaggGATGACAACAGCTAGAAAAAcctatttcaatgttcatataAGCATCTGCCTGTTGCTTAAAGACAGgctaatataataaataacacatCCTTAATGAATAATCAGAGTTTCTTACTTTGGGGGTCTTCCTGATTAATCAAAGAGCTAaaaatcagactaaatgagTGTCTTGCTGGTGGAGGATACACCAACCTAAGGCCGCAACTaacaattgttttcattatcgattaatctgctgattatttcatcagttatttgttccataaaatgtcagaaaattgagaaaaatgtaactttttgttTCACAAAGCCCAAGATGATGTCCTAATATCTTCTTGGGTCCTGAtcaacagtccacaaaccaaacagtttattatcacagaagagaagctggaatcagagattTTGGACATTTCCTCAAAGTAATAAATTGGTT from Scomber japonicus isolate fScoJap1 chromosome 7, fScoJap1.pri, whole genome shotgun sequence encodes:
- the il23r gene encoding interleukin-23 receptor; protein product: MNLASTIWRCIITLLCFSIKWSPLLFDGSLRLKTHGYVTVEPASPFLMGSNLTVYCHITDCQSKKEWLIFLKANGRIVYPQKSNDCTAVFKLSNVGMLPWVECRMEHFGMSKSVNGLGLLSGLPPDTPKNIVCETAKESSFINCSWERGQETYVHTTYNVSLNRENGTRIYSYRIQDAEEISIPRAKLADNTKYQLIITAYNHFGASQSDPFTLCIKDIVIPETPHIMQIQFENKSIAAMLQWKTESSQRLKTCIRHRKDKDSWEVSEGTELSEGLIKVDGLEPLTEYEFQMKTCNLTSGLTQTSTPMSSCSSKSFCSKWSPSQRTRSPGRGPSQQLDVWRILGNQVTNAQMVTVLWKPPPPEDYSGELQQYKIFLDNDPKQKETCPPALSRCLVHVPPEVQAIRVSVVTLYGTSPPADVPLRPSGVFGLALRELAPAAHGNAVLVSWSWSRTKQWLTSGGELLYYVIEWMSVPPAELQWQKLDKDQNNTCITGLTAGVRYNISLYAVTTRGVSAPSSGLVYSKEQKPVSGPSMSVLVHKASRILIQFDELAVEQQRGFITNYTIYLKTLATSNKELRVTVPASVSRMISLDCPEGILTLQMTASTSAGEGPRGNLISSQPANPAVTTDHYSTVVVIVCIITFFAAIIANLLCWSCVRKRIKQRCISWGPSWLVENLPKLGHSNAIRLLEQGGSERSFSSTQNDPPLSPISLISQEDREDMYPTFHVEVELATQQRPSVEMPLLDTGSGTMLADSHLEHVSYKPQIITSTPLEEEVQEAEEEQRDMPAFGEEDSCLSVFEDLLSTVEVDFSDSPLGLTLSSVNCLLWPKTPETTSVLNKGVLLGRTGSNAEEDSRSMDSQQAEIMTPDQGGTVPQCAETSLTGGYFPQVSSVSINTTCHTQR